Proteins found in one Planctomycetes bacterium MalM25 genomic segment:
- a CDS encoding Fatty acid desaturase, with product MLERSENAATEPDTTGPSGAEPGFSMRQARDLLSDADLRPSLRHYWTDLLLSYSGLAVGLLAVQLTILPWPLRVVGFVLAVILGYRCALFIHELAHQPDREFTTFRLTWNLLIGVPFLIPTFVYQTHLDHHRRRHYGTSHDGEYLPFGSRPVWHALGYLAESFVIPLLAIVRFGLLTPLTWCGRPIRDWVHRHASSMIIDPAYVRPLPSEKQLRLIRLQEAACLGFLITAAAVTVVSYYGIGPFDAWLIPRVYAVAVTVIFINAVRTLGAHRYVYDARAAEDRPMTFTEQLLDSLNFPKRPFLTTLWAPVGLRFHALHHLFPSLPYHAMPEVHAKLMAGLPEDSPYRKTESPGLLSTLGDLWRRSHASGKTVVEKAG from the coding sequence GTGTTAGAGCGAAGCGAGAACGCCGCTACCGAGCCCGACACGACGGGGCCGTCGGGCGCCGAGCCGGGCTTCTCGATGCGCCAGGCCCGCGACCTGCTCAGCGACGCCGACCTTCGCCCCAGCCTGCGGCACTACTGGACCGACCTGCTGCTCAGCTACTCGGGCCTGGCGGTCGGCCTGTTGGCGGTGCAGCTCACCATCTTGCCGTGGCCCCTGCGCGTGGTCGGCTTCGTGCTGGCGGTGATCCTCGGTTACCGCTGCGCGCTGTTCATCCACGAACTGGCGCACCAGCCCGATCGCGAGTTCACCACGTTCCGCCTCACGTGGAACCTGTTGATCGGCGTGCCGTTCTTGATCCCCACGTTCGTCTACCAGACGCACCTCGACCACCACCGCCGGCGGCATTACGGCACGAGCCACGACGGCGAGTACCTCCCGTTCGGCTCGCGGCCCGTGTGGCACGCGCTCGGCTACTTGGCGGAGAGCTTCGTCATCCCGCTGCTGGCGATCGTGCGGTTCGGGCTGCTCACGCCGCTCACCTGGTGCGGGCGTCCGATCCGAGACTGGGTCCACCGCCACGCGTCGTCGATGATCATCGATCCGGCGTACGTGCGACCGCTCCCCTCGGAGAAGCAGCTCCGCCTGATCCGTTTGCAGGAGGCGGCCTGCCTCGGGTTCCTGATCACCGCCGCCGCGGTGACGGTCGTCAGCTACTACGGGATCGGGCCGTTCGACGCGTGGCTGATCCCGCGCGTCTACGCGGTCGCGGTGACGGTCATCTTCATCAACGCCGTCCGCACGCTCGGCGCCCACCGCTACGTGTACGACGCCCGCGCCGCCGAGGACCGTCCGATGACGTTCACCGAGCAACTGCTCGACTCGCTGAATTTCCCGAAGCGTCCCTTCCTGACCACGCTGTGGGCGCCGGTCGGCCTGCGGTTCCACGCGCTGCACCACCTCTTCCCGTCACTCCCGTACCACGCGATGCCCGAGGTCCACGCGAAGCTGATGGCCGGCCTTCCGGAAGATTCGCCATATCGGAAGACCGAGAGCCCGGGGCTGCTGAGCACGCTCGGCGACCTGTGGCGGCGATCACACGCGAGTGGTAAGACAGTGGTTGAGAAGGCAGGCTAA
- the tal_2 gene encoding dTDP-6-deoxy-L-talose 4-dehydrogenase (NAD(P)(+)) yields MPHTLVTGATGFIGNRLVERLVERGDEVACLVRPSSRTERLDAFGVGRVVGALDDAEALAESLRAAGPFDTVYHLAGLTHATRLEDFLAVNADGVEHLGRALAAIAPSPTLVLVSSLAAAGPSPPGEPHTESTPPAPISNYGRSKLAGEEAARRYADQLSLSILRPPAVFGPGDRDGLMLFQSLRRFPLHLVPQMKGLPLSLIYVDDLVEALITVGDRGERVVPGAANDDPRGVYYVADPEASSYAQMGRYVGAALGKKVFVLCRRKYPFLPLAWGGDLWGKIRGKAPLFGMDKLREASASGWVCDPGKIREGLGWSPAKPLAERYQETGDWYREAGWL; encoded by the coding sequence ATGCCCCACACCCTGGTCACCGGCGCCACCGGCTTCATCGGGAACCGCCTGGTGGAACGCCTCGTGGAGCGGGGCGATGAGGTCGCCTGCCTTGTACGGCCGAGCAGCCGGACCGAGCGGCTGGACGCGTTCGGCGTGGGGCGGGTCGTCGGCGCGCTCGACGACGCCGAGGCCTTGGCCGAGTCGCTAAGGGCGGCGGGGCCGTTCGACACGGTCTACCACCTCGCGGGGCTGACGCACGCGACCCGCTTGGAAGACTTCCTGGCGGTCAACGCCGACGGCGTGGAGCACCTCGGCCGGGCGCTCGCCGCGATCGCACCCTCGCCCACGCTGGTGCTCGTCAGTTCGCTCGCCGCCGCCGGGCCCTCGCCGCCGGGCGAACCGCACACCGAGTCGACCCCGCCGGCGCCGATCTCCAACTACGGCCGCAGCAAGCTGGCGGGCGAAGAGGCGGCGCGGCGATACGCCGACCAACTCTCGCTGTCGATCCTCCGCCCCCCCGCGGTGTTCGGACCGGGCGACCGAGACGGGCTCATGCTCTTCCAATCGCTCAGGCGGTTCCCGCTGCACCTCGTGCCGCAGATGAAGGGCCTGCCCCTCTCGCTGATCTACGTCGACGACTTGGTCGAAGCGCTGATCACCGTGGGCGACCGAGGCGAGCGGGTCGTCCCCGGCGCGGCCAACGACGACCCGCGCGGCGTCTACTACGTGGCCGACCCGGAAGCCTCGTCGTACGCCCAGATGGGGCGCTACGTCGGCGCGGCGTTGGGCAAGAAGGTCTTCGTGCTGTGCCGCCGCAAGTACCCCTTCCTGCCGCTCGCCTGGGGCGGCGACCTGTGGGGCAAGATCCGCGGCAAGGCGCCCCTATTCGGCATGGACAAGCTGCGCGAGGCGTCCGCCAGCGGGTGGGTCTGCGACCCGGGCAAGATCCGCGAAGGCCTCGGCTGGTCCCCCGCCAAGCCCCTCGCCGAGCGCTACCAAGAGACCGGCGACTGGTACCGCGAAGCGGGCTGGTTGTGA
- a CDS encoding Phage integrase family protein, which produces MGKKQSDTKATERPRVRIACPSGRPIQLRYVCPETGRPVRVSTGTREVAEAEVLRAEMEARLLLGQEARPEASAVATGDARMPWDEFREHYRRLHLSTLREGSAEHAETRLDIATRLLKPKRLGDLGAPSALAELQARLLAGEQSLRGKPRSPHTVRGYMGAILAAMNWAYLQGWLDEAPRLRKLRAARGTAMRGRPISEEEFARLLETTESVVGLEGAASWRHVLEGLWNSSLRLGELLAVSWDQAVAIRPVWPATGEPELVIPGALQKNGRNESIPLLPWFETLLLKTPVADRHGWIFNPASLQNRMGRRSARDRPSTAWVGKVISRIGKQAGVVVEEADSTTGRPTKYASAHDLRRSCGERLREAGVPPLIICRVMRHSSWETTQRHYAPGNIQNEAGLLRRLLTEEAAT; this is translated from the coding sequence GTGGGTAAGAAGCAAAGTGATACTAAGGCGACCGAGAGACCGCGTGTTCGGATCGCGTGCCCGAGCGGCAGGCCGATCCAGTTGCGTTATGTTTGCCCAGAGACCGGGCGACCTGTTCGCGTCTCCACCGGGACCAGGGAGGTCGCCGAGGCCGAGGTCCTACGCGCCGAGATGGAAGCACGTCTCTTGCTCGGCCAGGAGGCCCGCCCCGAAGCGTCGGCTGTGGCGACCGGGGATGCCCGGATGCCGTGGGATGAATTCCGTGAGCACTACCGAAGACTGCACCTCTCGACCCTCCGAGAAGGTTCTGCGGAGCACGCTGAGACGCGACTCGACATCGCGACGCGACTCCTCAAACCGAAGCGACTAGGGGACCTTGGAGCCCCCTCGGCCCTTGCCGAGCTCCAGGCAAGACTGCTCGCGGGCGAACAAAGCCTCCGGGGCAAGCCGCGGTCGCCGCACACGGTACGCGGCTACATGGGAGCGATTCTCGCCGCGATGAATTGGGCCTACCTTCAGGGGTGGCTCGACGAGGCCCCCCGCTTGAGGAAGCTTCGGGCGGCTCGGGGGACGGCAATGCGCGGTCGGCCGATCTCTGAGGAGGAGTTCGCCCGTTTGCTTGAGACAACCGAGTCGGTAGTCGGCCTTGAGGGGGCGGCCTCCTGGCGGCATGTGCTTGAGGGCCTGTGGAACTCGTCGCTGCGATTGGGGGAGCTGCTCGCCGTTTCTTGGGATCAGGCTGTAGCGATTCGGCCGGTCTGGCCGGCGACGGGCGAACCCGAATTAGTGATCCCAGGGGCGCTGCAGAAAAACGGGCGGAACGAATCTATACCGCTCCTGCCCTGGTTCGAGACGCTGCTGCTCAAGACGCCAGTCGCCGATCGTCACGGCTGGATCTTCAACCCCGCCTCGCTCCAGAATCGAATGGGTCGGCGGTCCGCAAGAGACCGCCCGAGCACCGCGTGGGTCGGCAAGGTCATCAGCCGTATCGGCAAGCAGGCTGGGGTCGTTGTCGAAGAAGCCGATTCGACTACCGGGCGTCCCACCAAGTACGCCAGCGCCCACGACCTCCGCCGATCGTGCGGTGAGCGGCTGCGGGAAGCGGGTGTGCCCCCGCTGATCATCTGCCGCGTCATGCGCCACTCTTCGTGGGAAACCACACAACGACATTACGCACCGGGCAACATCCAGAACGAGGCGGGGCTGCTGCGCCGACTCCTAACCGAAGAAGCTGCAACCTAG
- a CDS encoding Beta-lactamase superfamily domain protein: MKHTIHRGAHEVGGNCVEVIHGKTRLVLDLGLPLFDKDRQAADTFRYRQMTVEALGDEGLMPEVAGLFDPDADAVSDPVSDSLVDRPDAILLSHAHLDHTGLVDFSHPDIPIFATRGTSKMMLAGKLFARQAELPRERFRQLNPGQPVTIGEITITAYGVDHSIHGAVGFLLEADGQSLFYSGDLRMHGLNHLEMSRLVFDLRKKRIDTLLVEGTHFGLPTSDPRPELQVASDIDRLVAESDSLVLACLSPQHTDRLLAFYRAAIASGRTFCIDLYTAFVMQLVHSETDLPRPAIEHDVRVFLPKSVTKGGRLKRFAKLINAYGEDAIPVSEIIAEPDRYVCIFRESMLDLDFGGELPERTLCLYGRWMGYLEEASWKPVQRALDAAGGRLEVVHSTGHLLEEDICRFVRAVNPKTIVPIHTFEPGRVAALADDLVSDITVAKKAV, translated from the coding sequence TTGAAGCACACCATTCACCGCGGAGCCCACGAGGTCGGTGGCAACTGCGTCGAGGTCATCCATGGCAAGACCCGCCTCGTTCTCGATCTGGGCCTGCCCCTGTTCGACAAGGATCGTCAGGCGGCCGACACCTTTCGTTACCGCCAGATGACGGTCGAAGCCCTTGGCGACGAGGGGCTCATGCCCGAGGTGGCGGGACTATTCGACCCGGACGCCGATGCCGTGAGCGACCCCGTGAGCGACTCACTGGTCGATCGCCCCGACGCGATCCTGCTCTCCCACGCCCATCTCGATCACACGGGGCTCGTCGATTTCAGCCACCCGGACATCCCGATCTTCGCCACCCGCGGCACGAGCAAGATGATGCTGGCCGGCAAGCTGTTCGCCCGGCAGGCCGAGCTTCCTCGTGAGCGGTTCCGGCAGCTCAACCCGGGTCAGCCGGTCACGATCGGTGAGATCACGATCACCGCCTACGGCGTTGATCACTCGATCCACGGAGCGGTTGGTTTCCTCCTCGAAGCAGACGGCCAGTCGCTGTTCTACTCGGGCGACCTGAGGATGCACGGGCTCAATCACCTCGAAATGAGCCGCCTGGTCTTCGACCTCCGCAAGAAGCGGATCGACACGCTGCTCGTCGAGGGAACCCACTTCGGACTGCCGACCAGCGACCCGCGGCCCGAATTGCAGGTGGCGTCCGACATCGACCGGCTCGTCGCCGAGTCGGACAGTCTCGTACTCGCCTGCCTGTCGCCGCAGCACACGGATCGGCTGTTGGCGTTTTACCGGGCGGCAATCGCGTCGGGCCGGACGTTCTGCATCGATCTCTACACGGCGTTCGTCATGCAGCTGGTCCACAGCGAGACCGATCTGCCACGCCCTGCGATCGAGCACGACGTTCGGGTCTTCCTGCCTAAGTCGGTCACCAAAGGGGGTCGGCTCAAGCGGTTCGCCAAGCTGATCAATGCCTACGGCGAAGATGCAATCCCCGTCAGCGAGATCATCGCCGAGCCCGACCGGTACGTCTGTATCTTCCGAGAGTCGATGCTCGACCTCGACTTCGGCGGCGAGCTACCCGAGCGGACGCTCTGCCTCTACGGACGATGGATGGGCTACCTTGAAGAGGCGAGCTGGAAGCCGGTCCAACGGGCGCTCGACGCAGCCGGTGGGCGGCTCGAGGTCGTCCACTCGACTGGGCACCTGCTGGAAGAAGACATCTGCCGGTTCGTGCGGGCTGTCAATCCCAAGACCATTGTGCCAATCCACACCTTCGAGCCAGGCAGGGTGGCTGCGTTGGCGGACGATCTGGTCTCTGATATTACGGTCGCCAAAAAGGCCGTCTAA
- a CDS encoding PD-(D/E)XK nuclease superfamily protein: MGYRPHTSYSAISQYQRCPLQYYFQRILKLPSDTVASGLVLGGAVHEALAEYHLQLQRIEGAGGPELNVEEVRWKLIEEFERRENEAKVVYGSRETRDGLIEQGMTLVEAYLKTEPPTGIQQVEQYVLVPLFNSAGDPLEKPLATVADLIYGDDDGVTIRELKTSKRAYNQQQVDTALQASCYANAVYQTRGVWPRIEYAVLTKTKTPKAQLLTTTRGLDDLGRLGDLVQTIERAVATGVFYPIESPMNCSGCPYRAECLEWKPTIPAERELVQLSHDQNGHHREVATC, from the coding sequence ATGGGGTACCGACCCCACACGTCGTACTCGGCGATCAGCCAGTACCAACGCTGCCCGCTGCAGTACTACTTTCAACGGATCCTGAAGCTGCCTTCCGACACGGTGGCTAGCGGGCTGGTGCTCGGCGGGGCGGTCCACGAGGCCCTCGCCGAGTACCACCTCCAGCTTCAACGGATCGAGGGAGCGGGTGGACCTGAGCTCAACGTCGAGGAGGTCCGCTGGAAGCTGATCGAGGAGTTCGAACGCCGCGAGAACGAGGCGAAGGTCGTCTACGGTTCCCGCGAGACCCGCGACGGACTAATCGAACAGGGGATGACGCTCGTCGAAGCGTACCTCAAGACCGAGCCGCCCACCGGCATCCAGCAGGTCGAGCAGTACGTCCTCGTGCCGCTCTTCAACTCCGCGGGCGACCCGCTCGAAAAGCCGCTCGCCACGGTCGCCGACCTGATCTACGGCGATGACGACGGCGTCACGATCCGTGAACTCAAGACCTCCAAGCGGGCTTACAACCAACAGCAGGTCGATACGGCCCTGCAGGCGAGCTGCTACGCCAACGCGGTCTATCAGACTCGCGGCGTTTGGCCCCGGATCGAATACGCCGTCCTTACCAAGACGAAGACGCCCAAGGCTCAGCTGCTCACCACGACCCGCGGCCTCGACGATCTGGGGCGGCTTGGCGACCTCGTCCAGACCATCGAGCGAGCGGTCGCGACGGGCGTCTTCTACCCGATCGAGTCGCCGATGAACTGCTCGGGCTGTCCCTACCGGGCCGAGTGCCTGGAATGGAAGCCGACGATACCGGCAGAACGCGAGTTGGTTCAGCTCTCGCACGACCAGAATGGACATCATCGGGAGGTCGCGACGTGCTAA
- a CDS encoding Type III restriction enzyme, res subunit, which yields MENPFFDHPILNSPYERPQWHWELDEERQPTQEKVNKRRIADYITPIPKPKKRKKKPEKQQEIVFDEGLGLSTKDQQYDTTSNINEIRAQVEQWRNWPKPADSQVTPETARLLQHWRHHEFSSIRPFFCQVEAVETAIWLTEVAPKLGKAGAKYVDLLAGASELANPGLMRLALKLATGAGKTTVMAMLIAWQTVNAVRRPNSKKFTRGFLIVAPGITIRDRLRVLQPNDPDSYYQSRELVPGDMLPDLQRAKIVITNYHAFKLRERTDVSKGTRGAIEGWREEKLQTTESEGQMLQRVMPDLMGMKNIVVLNDEAHHCYRGKPEELGEEGVLKGDDKKEAEKNREAARLWISGLEAANRQLGVSTVFDLSATPFFLSGSGYAEGTLFPWTASDFSLMDAIECGIVKLPRVPIADNIPGAEMPKFRTLWEHIGPQMPKKGRGATTLDPLSIPVTLQTALEALYGHYEKTYKIWQENGTAVPPCFIIVCNNTSTSKLVYDYISGFHRQSDDGSSQLENGRLALFRNFDEHGNQLARPNTLLIDSQQLESGEALDKNFREMASDELDRFRKEIRVREGSGSKTAENLTDQDILREVMNTVGKPGRLGESIRCVVSVSMLTEGWDANTVTHVLGVRAFGTQLLCEQVIGRALRRQSYDLNEEGQFNVEYADVLGIPFDFTAKPVVAPPAPPRETIHVKAVSPARDDLEIRFPRVQGYRVELPEERLEAEFTKDCILELTPDLIGPSQTRNEGIIGEGVDLNLVHTGDLRRSTLLFHVAKRLLYTKWRDPGDEPKLHLFGQLKRITKQWLDQCLVCKGGTFPAQLMYQEIADMACERITVGITHKLVGKSPIKAVLDPYNPSGSTQNVSFNTSKTDRWETDSRKCHVNWAILDSDWEGEFCRILEQHPQVRGYVKNHNLGLDVPYQYGSEMRTYRPDFIVLIDDGHPPKADGSDDLLHLVAEVKGYRREDAKDKALTMETYWVPGVNHLGTYGRWAFAELTEVFQMESDLEAKLQQEVDRMIATAITAADRPIATEA from the coding sequence ATGGAAAACCCCTTCTTCGACCACCCGATCCTCAACTCGCCGTACGAGCGCCCCCAATGGCACTGGGAGCTCGATGAGGAGCGGCAGCCGACCCAGGAGAAGGTCAACAAGCGGCGGATCGCGGACTACATCACGCCGATCCCGAAGCCGAAGAAGCGGAAGAAAAAGCCCGAGAAGCAGCAGGAGATCGTCTTCGACGAAGGGCTCGGGCTCTCGACCAAGGATCAGCAGTACGACACGACCTCGAACATTAACGAGATCCGCGCTCAGGTCGAGCAGTGGCGTAACTGGCCCAAGCCGGCTGACTCGCAGGTCACTCCGGAGACAGCCCGGCTGCTGCAGCACTGGCGCCACCACGAGTTCAGCAGCATCCGGCCCTTCTTTTGCCAGGTCGAAGCGGTCGAGACCGCGATCTGGCTGACCGAGGTCGCCCCCAAACTCGGCAAGGCGGGCGCCAAGTACGTCGATCTGCTCGCCGGCGCCAGCGAGTTGGCCAACCCCGGCTTGATGCGGCTCGCCCTGAAGCTCGCCACCGGGGCGGGCAAAACGACCGTGATGGCGATGCTGATCGCTTGGCAGACCGTCAACGCGGTGCGGAGGCCCAACAGCAAGAAGTTCACCCGCGGTTTCTTGATCGTCGCCCCCGGCATCACCATCCGCGACCGGCTCCGCGTGCTCCAGCCCAACGACCCCGACAGCTACTACCAGAGCCGCGAGTTGGTGCCGGGCGATATGCTTCCCGACTTGCAGCGCGCCAAGATCGTCATCACCAACTACCACGCTTTCAAACTCCGCGAGCGGACCGACGTCTCCAAGGGAACCCGCGGGGCGATCGAGGGCTGGCGCGAAGAGAAGCTCCAGACGACCGAGTCCGAGGGCCAGATGCTCCAGCGGGTCATGCCCGACCTGATGGGGATGAAGAACATCGTCGTACTCAACGACGAGGCCCACCACTGCTACCGTGGGAAGCCCGAGGAACTCGGCGAGGAAGGTGTCCTCAAGGGGGACGACAAGAAGGAGGCCGAAAAGAACCGCGAGGCGGCCCGGCTCTGGATCTCGGGCCTCGAAGCGGCCAACCGCCAGCTGGGCGTCAGCACGGTCTTCGACTTGTCGGCGACGCCGTTCTTCCTCAGCGGCTCGGGTTACGCCGAGGGGACGTTGTTCCCGTGGACGGCGAGTGACTTCTCGCTGATGGACGCGATCGAGTGCGGCATCGTCAAACTGCCACGCGTGCCGATCGCCGACAACATCCCTGGCGCGGAGATGCCCAAGTTCCGCACCCTCTGGGAGCACATCGGTCCCCAAATGCCGAAGAAGGGCCGCGGCGCCACGACGCTCGACCCGCTCAGCATCCCCGTCACGCTGCAAACGGCGCTCGAAGCCCTCTACGGCCATTACGAGAAGACGTACAAGATTTGGCAGGAGAATGGCACAGCCGTTCCTCCCTGCTTCATTATCGTTTGTAACAACACCTCGACCTCGAAGCTCGTCTACGACTACATCTCTGGCTTCCATCGTCAGAGCGACGACGGGTCGTCCCAGCTCGAAAACGGCCGGCTCGCCCTGTTCCGCAACTTCGACGAGCACGGCAACCAGCTTGCCCGCCCCAACACGCTGCTGATCGACAGCCAGCAACTCGAGTCGGGCGAGGCGCTCGACAAGAACTTCCGCGAGATGGCCTCCGACGAGCTCGACCGGTTCCGGAAGGAGATCCGCGTCCGCGAGGGCTCGGGATCGAAGACCGCAGAGAACCTCACCGACCAGGACATCCTCCGCGAGGTGATGAACACCGTCGGCAAGCCGGGCCGGCTCGGCGAGTCGATCCGCTGCGTTGTCTCGGTGTCGATGCTCACCGAGGGATGGGACGCCAACACGGTCACCCACGTGCTCGGCGTCCGGGCGTTCGGCACCCAGCTGCTCTGCGAGCAGGTCATCGGCCGCGCCTTGCGTCGGCAGTCGTACGACCTCAACGAGGAGGGACAGTTCAATGTCGAGTACGCTGACGTGCTCGGCATCCCGTTCGACTTCACTGCCAAGCCGGTCGTCGCGCCCCCGGCGCCGCCGCGTGAGACAATCCATGTCAAAGCGGTCAGCCCGGCCCGCGATGACCTTGAGATCCGCTTTCCACGCGTTCAGGGCTATCGTGTCGAGCTCCCCGAGGAGCGACTCGAAGCGGAGTTTACGAAGGACTGCATCCTCGAGCTGACGCCCGACCTCATCGGCCCCTCACAGACCCGTAACGAGGGCATCATCGGCGAGGGGGTGGATCTCAACCTCGTCCACACGGGAGACCTCCGCCGTTCGACGCTGCTGTTCCACGTCGCCAAGCGACTGCTCTACACCAAGTGGCGCGACCCGGGCGACGAGCCAAAACTCCACCTCTTCGGCCAGCTGAAGCGGATCACCAAGCAGTGGCTCGACCAGTGCCTGGTATGCAAGGGCGGGACTTTCCCCGCCCAGCTGATGTACCAGGAGATCGCCGACATGGCGTGCGAGCGGATCACCGTCGGCATCACGCATAAGCTCGTCGGTAAGAGCCCCATCAAGGCGGTCCTCGACCCGTACAACCCGAGCGGCTCCACCCAAAACGTCAGCTTCAACACGTCGAAGACCGACCGGTGGGAGACCGACTCACGCAAGTGCCACGTCAACTGGGCGATCCTCGACAGCGACTGGGAAGGGGAGTTCTGCCGCATCCTCGAACAGCACCCGCAGGTCCGCGGCTACGTCAAGAACCACAACCTGGGCCTCGACGTGCCGTATCAGTACGGCTCGGAGATGCGGACCTACCGTCCCGACTTCATCGTCCTGATCGACGATGGCCACCCTCCCAAGGCGGACGGCAGCGACGACCTGCTGCACCTGGTCGCCGAGGTGAAGGGCTACCGGCGTGAGGACGCGAAGGACAAGGCGCTGACGATGGAGACCTACTGGGTCCCCGGCGTCAACCACCTGGGGACTTACGGCCGTTGGGCGTTCGCCGAGCTGACCGAGGTGTTCCAAATGGAGAGCGACCTGGAGGCCAAGCTCCAGCAAGAAGTCGACCGGATGATCGCAACCGCCATCACGGCGGCGGATCGGCCCATAGCAACCGAGGCGTAA